In one Balaenoptera ricei isolate mBalRic1 chromosome 20, mBalRic1.hap2, whole genome shotgun sequence genomic region, the following are encoded:
- the SPMAP1 gene encoding sperm microtubule associated protein 1, which yields MAHFCACPLWLEKSFILDGVAVSTMARTYEHVRPKLWSAIPPYNAQQDYHARRYFRSRVVPPILRKTDQDHGGTGRDGWIVDYFHIFGQGQRYLNRRNWAGAGHSLQQVTGHDHYNANLKVTQGFNGQFGYRRNTPALRQRPSVFGEVTQFPLF from the exons TGGAGAAGAGCTTCATCTTGGATGGAGTGGCCGTGAGCACCATGGCCCGCACCTATGAGCACGTGAGGCCCAAGCTCTGGTCGGCGATTCCACCCTACAACGCGCAGCAGGACTACCACGCCCGCCGGTACTTCCGGAGCCGCGTGGTTCCGCCCATCTTGCGGAAAACTGATCAG GATCATGGCGGTACAGGAAGGGATGGCTGGATAGTGGATTATTTCCATATCTTCGGGCAAGGACAGAGATACCTCAACAGGAGAAACTGGGCAGGGGCAG GGCATTCCCTCCAGCAGGTGACCGGACATGACCACTATAATGCCAATCTGAAAGTGACCCAGGGGTTCAATGGTCAGTTTGGCTATCGCCGGAACACCCCAGCCCTCCGCCAGCGCCCATCTGTCTTTGGAGAGGTCACCCAATTCCCTCTCTTCTAA